A genomic window from Brassica napus cultivar Da-Ae unplaced genomic scaffold, Da-Ae ScsIHWf_197;HRSCAF=349, whole genome shotgun sequence includes:
- the LOC125599748 gene encoding uncharacterized protein LOC125599748 — MMNQDEWLGTLRYAGKAQDKVSLDTLMLRYRPIAPKPTTGQPCDAGDNNKNSYNLSKRTKRKYVRVSKNNSTTCRGKTRSDLSDDREPTGVVTLQLMPEKSDLTSDCTPSDPMVKMITGEETREINTWTMFNGGVTAEVETRVTVESVTGVCDGSSSFHGVKCTDVEMVDNLSKDTCPAFVSDASNRVVWVNEAYRRNVSGEDPSSLSSLPDVMVWLVMEESTMAMYCNYRAFTCRVRMQYTWQEANYTKTVPCDVWKMEFGGFAWRLDTTAALTLWL; from the coding sequence ATGATGAATCAAGATGAGTGGTTGGGAACGCTAAGATACGCCGGTAAGGCGCAGGATAAGGTTTCCCTTGACACTCTCATGCTCCGTTACCGTCCGATCGCTCCAAAACCGACGACTGGTCAGCCATGCGATGCAGGAGACAACAACAAGAACTCTTACAATCTGAGCAAACGAACCAAACGAAAGTACGTTAGGGTCTCTAAGAATAACAGCACCACGTGTCGAGGAAAGACCAGATCTGACTTGTCTGATGATCGGGAACCAACTGGAGTAGTGACACTTCAACTCATGCCGGAAAAATCCGATCTTACAAGCGACTGCACGCCGTCAGATCCGATGGTGAAAATGATAACCGGAGAGGAAACACGAGAAATCAACACGTGGACCATGTTTAACGGCGGCGTCACGGCGGAGGTGGAGACGCGGGTGACGGTGGAGTCCGTTACCGGCGTATGTGACGGTAGTTCGAGTTTCCATGGGGTGAAGTGTACGGACGTTGAGATGGTGGATAACCTAAGTAAGGACACGTGTCCAGCGTTCGTATCGGATGCCTCAAACCGGGTGGTCTGGGTCAACGAGGCTTACCGGAGAAACGTTTCCGGTGAAGATCCGTCATCGTTGTCGTCGTTGCCGGATGTCATGGTGTGGTTGGTGATGGAGGAGTCGACGATGGCGATGTATTGTAACTACAGAGCTTTCACGTGTAGGGTGAGGATGCAGTACACGTGGCAGGAGGCAAACTACACCAAAACGGTGCCGTGCGACGTGTGGAAAATGGAGTTTGGTGGCTTTGCATGGAGGCTAGACACAACAGCTGCTCTAACTCTCTGGCTTTGA